The Orcinus orca chromosome 16, mOrcOrc1.1, whole genome shotgun sequence genome includes a window with the following:
- the NAT16 gene encoding LOW QUALITY PROTEIN: probable N-acetyltransferase 16 (The sequence of the model RefSeq protein was modified relative to this genomic sequence to represent the inferred CDS: deleted 1 base in 1 codon; substituted 1 base at 1 genomic stop codon): RRSAQRVGRGEPFERRALAGAKAGRGPPNGLGPQIALGSVHVIDAGETALVEGLRAAPWECGKGVAGMLQRLCSQLVKRRHPGIKVARLTRDDQLGSRELKQXHLITKQGILLVQLNVSALLEGLGARLAALRAFSPLPTEAVSEAGGVVAASLLSPSVQRDVLPGGTIIQDWQPYRPSESNLSLLAAKGLEWRVNSRARPRVLTLCTRPFPIPPGGNGTWRYVNIYTFVSEGAQVQSQLLWHLQRQAPRLVHLNVMCQLFLAPQLWLQLADFCQAGLGLELVKGYTEQYVLEADI; this comes from the exons CGACGGAGTGCTCAGCGTGTGGGAAGAGGCGAGCCCTTTGAACGGAGAGCCCTGGCAGGGGCGAAGGCGGGGCGGGGGCCCCCTAATGGCCTCGGCCCGCAGATCGCCCTGGGGTCGGTGCACGTGATCGACGCTGGGGAGACGGCTCTGGTGGAGGGGCTGCGCGCGGCGCCCTGGGAGTGTGGCAAGGGCGTGGCTGGGATGCTGCAGCGCCTCTGCTCGCAGCTGGTCAAGCGAAGGCACCCGGGGATCAAGGTGGCACGACTCACCCGGGACGACCAGCTGGGGTCCCGGGAGCTGAAGCAATAGCACCTAATCACCAAGCAG GGCATCCTTTTGGTCCAGCTCAACGTGTCGGCCCTGCTGGAGGGGCTGGGCGCGCGGCTGGCGGCTCTGCGGGCCTTCTCGCCGCTGCCCACGGAGGCCGTGTCGGAGGCTGGCGGCGTCGTGGCCGCCTCC CTGCTGTCGCCCTCTGTGCAGCGCGACGTGCTTCCGGGCGGGACCATCATCCAGGACTGGCAGCCCTACCGGCCGAGCGAGAGTAACTTGAGCCTGCTGGCGGCCAAGGGCCTGGAGTGGCGCGTGAACAGCCGCGCGCGCCCGCGCGTGCTCACGCTGTGCACGCgccccttccccatcccacctGGCGGCAACGGCACGTGGCGCTACGTCAACATCTACACCTTCGTCAGCGAAGGCGCGCAGGTTCAGAGCCAGCTTCTGTGGCATCTGCAGCGCCAGGCCCCGCGTCTCGTCCACCTCAACGTCATGTGCCAGCTCTTCCTGGCGCCCCAGCTGTGGTTACAGCTGGCTGATTTCTGCCAGGCTGGCTTGGGGCTCGAGCTGGTCAAGGGTTATACCGAACAATACGTGCTGGAGGCCGACATCTAA